A stretch of the Halomonas sp. BDJS001 genome encodes the following:
- a CDS encoding UxaA family hydrolase — MNLINSPSVIIHLNPRDNVGVASKAVPKGIPIDKKGTLAQENIEAGHKVALTHIQNGEAVFKYGQLIGLAARDIDPGEHVHTHNLTMIELSSSLEDFQPHQKNITVSHSRTFQGYHRADGSVGTRNYIGILSTVNCSATVAKAAADVLNQSGELSRMGFDGVVAITHGSGCAMNTDSEGFAFLERVIAGYAQHPNFAFVLIIGLGCETNQVKTLVIRKGLEDASRLAYFNIQDAGGTRTSIKTACDHIMQMATQHGQQQRAPASLEHLVVALQCGGSDGYSGITANPALGHAADLIVQHGGSVILAETPEIYGAENLLIDRSISENVAQKLLDRITWWKHYTEINGAELNNNPSPGNKAGGLSTILEKSLGAVAKGGTSSLNDVLLYAEKLTTRGFNFMDSPGYDPISVTGQIASGSNVVCFTTGRGSVSGFKPAPCLKLATNTAMYEKMHEDMDINCGVIVDGTDSVESVGEQIFERIIAIASGDMSASESLGYGNNEFVPWLVGAVT; from the coding sequence ATGAATCTCATTAATTCCCCGTCAGTTATTATTCATCTCAATCCGCGGGATAACGTAGGTGTTGCCTCAAAAGCAGTTCCAAAAGGTATTCCCATTGATAAAAAGGGCACGCTAGCTCAAGAAAATATTGAAGCGGGACATAAAGTTGCGCTGACTCACATCCAAAATGGTGAAGCTGTTTTTAAATATGGCCAACTGATTGGGCTTGCTGCGCGGGATATTGATCCTGGTGAGCATGTGCACACCCACAACCTCACCATGATTGAACTCAGTTCTTCATTGGAAGATTTTCAGCCTCATCAAAAAAACATCACCGTTAGCCATTCTCGAACGTTTCAGGGCTACCACCGGGCTGATGGTAGCGTGGGAACGCGCAACTATATTGGTATTCTCTCTACCGTGAATTGTTCTGCCACGGTGGCTAAAGCCGCTGCGGACGTGCTCAATCAGTCTGGCGAATTAAGCCGCATGGGGTTCGATGGAGTAGTAGCCATTACCCATGGTTCTGGTTGCGCCATGAATACTGACTCAGAAGGTTTTGCGTTTCTCGAGCGCGTTATCGCGGGGTATGCCCAACACCCAAACTTTGCCTTTGTACTTATCATTGGCCTTGGCTGCGAGACCAACCAGGTTAAAACATTAGTCATAAGAAAGGGGTTGGAAGATGCCTCGCGGCTGGCTTACTTTAATATTCAAGACGCAGGAGGGACACGCACTAGCATCAAAACGGCCTGTGATCACATCATGCAAATGGCCACCCAACACGGCCAACAGCAGCGTGCACCCGCCTCTCTTGAACATTTAGTGGTTGCATTACAATGTGGTGGATCAGACGGCTACTCAGGTATTACCGCGAACCCAGCGTTGGGCCATGCCGCCGATCTTATCGTGCAACATGGAGGCAGCGTTATACTCGCCGAAACCCCCGAAATCTATGGCGCTGAAAACCTTCTGATAGACCGCTCCATTAGTGAAAACGTCGCACAGAAACTCCTTGATCGGATTACCTGGTGGAAACATTACACTGAGATAAATGGCGCTGAGTTAAACAACAACCCTTCCCCTGGCAATAAAGCGGGTGGTCTATCAACTATTCTTGAGAAATCATTAGGCGCGGTAGCTAAAGGCGGAACGTCGAGCCTTAACGACGTGCTACTGTATGCTGAGAAGTTGACCACGCGCGGTTTTAACTTTATGGATAGCCCTGGCTATGACCCGATTTCGGTTACGGGTCAAATCGCCTCCGGTTCTAATGTAGTCTGCTTTACCACTGGTCGAGGTTCAGTCTCAGGCTTCAAACCCGCTCCCTGCCTTAAGCTCGCAACGAACACCGCCATGTATGAGAAAATGCATGAAGACATGGATATAAATTGTGGTGTTATTGTTGACGGCACTGACAGTGTAGAAAGTGTTGGTGAGCAGATTTTTGAGCGCATTATTGCCATCGCTTCAGGCGATATGAGCGCCAGCGAATCACTGGGCTACGGTAATAATGAATTCGTTCCCTGGCTGGTAGGTGCCGTTACCTAA